One Pyrus communis chromosome 13, drPyrComm1.1, whole genome shotgun sequence genomic window carries:
- the LOC137712811 gene encoding HVA22-like protein e isoform X2 encodes MGKAWTFLTQLHTVAGPVLMLLYPLYASVVAIESTSKLDDEQWLAYWIIYSFLTLVEMLLQPALEWLPIWYNVKLVFVAWLVLPQFKGAAFLYERYVRDQVRKYGGFNNHPQYNRPQSSKTSPTGKAKNSFVQFMNPKTEAY; translated from the exons atgggaaAAGCTTGGACGTTTCTTACCCAACTTCACACAGTTGCTGG GCCAGTGCTGATGTTGCTTTACCCTTT ATATGCATCAGTGGTAGCCATAGAGAGCACATCCAAACTAGATGATGAGCAGTGGCTTGCCTATTGGATTATTTACTCTTTCCTCACTCTCGTGGAGATGTTGCTCCAACCAGCCCTCGAGTG GTTACCAATTTGGTACAATGTGAAACTTGTGTTTGTGGCATGGTTGGTTCTGCCACAGTTCAAGGGGGCAGCTTTCTTGTATGAGAGATATGTGAGAGATCAAGTCAGAAAGTATGGAGGGTTTAATAACCATCCCCAATATAACCGTCCCCAATCCAGCAAAACATCCCCCACTGGCAAAGCAAAGAACTCGTTTGTGCAGTTCATGAACCCCAAGACT GAGGCTTATTGA
- the LOC137712811 gene encoding HVA22-like protein e isoform X1: protein MGKAWTFLTQLHTVAGPVLMLLYPLYASVVAIESTSKLDDEQWLAYWIIYSFLTLVEMLLQPALEWLPIWYNVKLVFVAWLVLPQFKGAAFLYERYVRDQVRKYGGFNNHPQYNRPQSSKTSPTGKAKNSFVQFMNPKTEEAY, encoded by the exons atgggaaAAGCTTGGACGTTTCTTACCCAACTTCACACAGTTGCTGG GCCAGTGCTGATGTTGCTTTACCCTTT ATATGCATCAGTGGTAGCCATAGAGAGCACATCCAAACTAGATGATGAGCAGTGGCTTGCCTATTGGATTATTTACTCTTTCCTCACTCTCGTGGAGATGTTGCTCCAACCAGCCCTCGAGTG GTTACCAATTTGGTACAATGTGAAACTTGTGTTTGTGGCATGGTTGGTTCTGCCACAGTTCAAGGGGGCAGCTTTCTTGTATGAGAGATATGTGAGAGATCAAGTCAGAAAGTATGGAGGGTTTAATAACCATCCCCAATATAACCGTCCCCAATCCAGCAAAACATCCCCCACTGGCAAAGCAAAGAACTCGTTTGTGCAGTTCATGAACCCCAAGACT GAGGAGGCTTATTGA